One window from the genome of Nocardioides panaciterrulae encodes:
- a CDS encoding maleylpyruvate isomerase family mycothiol-dependent enzyme gives MVPSHPATEPAPDLLAEASQRLIRTVDGLEDEAWARPSGLPGWSRAHVIAHLVLNAEGLTGALRGLVAGEPTPMYRSQEARNSDIDELASADPAELRDRLLGATTELADAIGAVPEDLGGAVLERVPGGARTFRAATAPGMRLSEVEIHHADLDVGYTAADWPPVFAASVVDSMRKRDSWSTPFTGRATDLDRSWTFGAGAEAGPTVSGTAADLAWWLTGRGSGEGLTSDGELPGIEGW, from the coding sequence ATGGTGCCCTCCCACCCGGCGACCGAGCCGGCCCCCGATCTCCTCGCCGAGGCCTCGCAGCGGCTGATCCGCACCGTCGACGGTCTCGAGGACGAGGCCTGGGCTCGGCCGAGCGGGCTCCCCGGCTGGTCGCGGGCGCACGTGATCGCGCACCTGGTCCTGAACGCCGAGGGCCTCACGGGCGCGCTGCGCGGTCTCGTCGCCGGGGAGCCGACGCCGATGTACCGCTCCCAGGAGGCCCGGAACAGCGACATCGACGAGCTGGCCTCGGCCGACCCGGCGGAGCTGCGCGACCGGCTGCTGGGAGCGACCACGGAGCTCGCCGACGCGATCGGCGCCGTCCCCGAGGACCTCGGCGGGGCCGTCCTGGAACGGGTCCCGGGAGGCGCCCGGACGTTCCGGGCCGCCACCGCCCCCGGGATGCGGCTGTCCGAGGTGGAGATCCACCACGCCGACCTCGACGTCGGCTACACCGCGGCCGACTGGCCGCCGGTGTTCGCGGCCTCCGTCGTCGACTCGATGCGCAAGCGGGACTCCTGGAGCACCCCCTTCACCGGGCGGGCCACCGACCTGGACCGGTCGTGGACCTTCGGCGCGGGCGCCGAGGCGGGGCCGACGGTCTCGGGCACGGCCGCGGACCTGGCCTGGTGGCTCACCGGGCGCGGGAGTGGCGAGGGACTGACGAGCGACGGCGAGCTGCCGGGGATCGAGGGCTGGTGA
- a CDS encoding flavin reductase family protein, protein MASETGRSGPTWDQITDWMGDPGVDFELWPGETAEVHAGDQAGLTAARRFRDVLGRFASGVTVVTGSSDGRPVGLTCQSFSSVSLDPPLVLFVAAKTSRAWPLIQRSGHFCVNFLGADQARVSNVMASRGVDKFAAVGWAPSPATGSPVLDGVLGYVDCTIHAVHEAGDHHIVVGRVLDLGSAEATEPLLYYRGRYTTTEG, encoded by the coding sequence ATGGCGTCGGAGACCGGTCGGAGCGGGCCCACCTGGGACCAGATCACCGACTGGATGGGTGACCCCGGCGTCGACTTCGAGCTGTGGCCCGGCGAGACGGCCGAGGTGCACGCCGGCGACCAGGCCGGGCTCACCGCCGCCCGCCGCTTCCGCGACGTGCTCGGACGTTTCGCCTCCGGGGTCACCGTGGTGACCGGGAGCAGCGACGGGCGGCCGGTGGGGCTGACCTGCCAGTCGTTCTCGAGCGTCTCCCTCGACCCGCCGCTGGTGCTCTTCGTCGCGGCGAAGACCTCGCGCGCCTGGCCGCTGATCCAGCGCTCGGGCCACTTCTGCGTGAACTTCCTCGGGGCCGACCAGGCGCGGGTCTCCAACGTGATGGCCAGCCGTGGCGTGGACAAGTTCGCCGCCGTCGGGTGGGCGCCCTCGCCGGCCACCGGGTCGCCGGTGCTCGACGGGGTCCTGGGCTACGTCGACTGCACGATCCACGCCGTGCACGAGGCCGGCGACCACCACATCGTGGTCGGCCGGGTGCTCGACCTGGGCAGCGCCGAGGCCACGGAGCCGCTGTTGTACTACCGGGGCCGCTACACCACGACGGAGGGCTGA
- a CDS encoding DEAD/DEAH box helicase gives MPRRGQRRSGATRTAPRQQRGRDLDNEGIIPVLARAVRDVENGVQRGRVGPSLRTKFQVVALLVREERAHVKADTENTEAHRAEQLKRLDGVATILAKTAAREPSLLALLAEDVVLSDDARSLRREMLEAGGVEQPAEELVPAAATETADGVATPRQVVPQSVVSRQLANPFLVPDFTGLKPGSGRARRLAGWELIGPLLRSFEYATGGGTASMPLPEPTPLFLPHGRELMRHQGEVVAAAEAGHRTFLLADEPGLGKTAQALLAAQAADAYPLLVVVPNVVKTNWAREAGLWTPAHPATVIHGDGQDVDGFADIVVVNYEVLDRHVGWLGEFGFRGMVVDEAHFIKNKTSQRSRNVLQLSERIRARMVRPLLMALTGTPLINDIDDFRAIWQFLGWTDDKVPLGELMDALEEIGLTPADPGFYPNARRCVIDRGIVRRRKVDVAADIPARRVADLPVELDDEMGRSIRQAERELARRLVARYHQALETRTSGAVVDGIDHELVRRVATWEREDTDSSPTGENVFTMMRHIGQAKAGLAADYAAQLARSVGKVVFFAKHVDVMDVAEETFARRGIKYASIRGDQTPKARQAAIDAFTEDPDVQVVVCSLMAAGVGLNLQVASNLVLAELSWTDAEQTQAIDRIHRIGQEMPVTAWRIIAAQTIDSKIAELIDSKAGLAARALDGSDEEVSSSADVQLEALVALLTEALESERAAAVA, from the coding sequence TTGCCTCGACGAGGCCAGCGCCGTTCCGGCGCGACCCGGACCGCGCCGCGCCAGCAGCGCGGTCGTGACCTCGACAACGAGGGCATCATCCCGGTGCTCGCCCGTGCCGTCCGCGACGTCGAGAACGGCGTCCAGCGGGGACGGGTCGGCCCGTCGCTGCGGACGAAGTTCCAGGTGGTGGCGCTGCTGGTGCGCGAGGAGCGCGCCCACGTCAAGGCGGACACCGAGAACACCGAGGCGCACCGCGCCGAGCAGCTCAAGCGCCTGGACGGCGTCGCCACGATCCTCGCCAAGACCGCGGCCCGCGAGCCGTCGCTGCTCGCGCTGCTGGCCGAGGACGTCGTCCTCTCCGACGACGCCAGGTCGCTGCGGCGGGAGATGCTCGAGGCCGGCGGCGTCGAGCAGCCGGCCGAGGAGCTGGTGCCGGCCGCGGCCACCGAGACGGCCGACGGCGTCGCCACGCCTCGCCAGGTGGTCCCGCAGTCGGTGGTCTCGCGGCAGCTGGCCAACCCCTTCCTGGTCCCCGACTTCACCGGCCTCAAGCCCGGGTCGGGCCGCGCGCGCCGCCTCGCCGGCTGGGAGCTGATCGGGCCGCTGCTGCGCTCCTTCGAGTACGCCACCGGTGGTGGCACGGCCAGCATGCCGCTGCCCGAGCCGACGCCGTTGTTCCTGCCGCACGGCCGGGAGCTGATGAGGCACCAGGGTGAGGTGGTCGCCGCCGCCGAGGCCGGCCACCGGACGTTCCTCCTCGCCGACGAGCCCGGCCTGGGCAAGACCGCCCAGGCGCTGCTGGCCGCGCAGGCCGCGGACGCCTACCCGCTGCTCGTGGTGGTCCCCAACGTGGTCAAGACCAACTGGGCGCGCGAGGCCGGCCTGTGGACCCCCGCCCACCCGGCGACCGTGATCCACGGCGACGGCCAGGACGTGGACGGCTTCGCCGACATCGTCGTCGTCAACTACGAGGTCCTCGACCGGCACGTCGGCTGGCTCGGGGAGTTCGGGTTCCGCGGGATGGTCGTGGACGAGGCACACTTCATCAAGAACAAGACCTCCCAGCGCTCCCGCAACGTCCTGCAGCTCTCCGAGCGGATCCGGGCGCGCATGGTGCGGCCGCTGCTGATGGCCCTGACCGGCACCCCGCTGATCAACGACATCGACGACTTCCGCGCGATCTGGCAGTTCCTCGGCTGGACCGACGACAAGGTGCCGCTCGGGGAGCTGATGGACGCGCTGGAGGAGATCGGGCTGACCCCCGCCGACCCCGGCTTCTATCCGAACGCACGCCGCTGCGTGATCGACCGCGGCATCGTCCGTCGGCGCAAGGTCGACGTGGCTGCCGACATCCCGGCCCGCCGCGTGGCGGACCTGCCGGTCGAGCTCGACGACGAGATGGGCCGCTCGATCCGCCAGGCGGAGCGCGAGCTCGCCAGGCGTCTCGTGGCCCGCTACCACCAGGCGCTGGAGACCCGCACGTCCGGCGCCGTCGTCGACGGCATCGACCACGAGCTGGTACGCCGGGTCGCGACCTGGGAGCGCGAGGACACCGACAGCTCGCCGACCGGTGAGAACGTCTTCACGATGATGCGGCACATCGGCCAGGCCAAGGCCGGCCTCGCCGCCGACTACGCCGCCCAGCTGGCCCGCAGCGTCGGGAAGGTCGTCTTCTTCGCCAAGCACGTCGACGTGATGGACGTCGCCGAGGAGACCTTCGCCCGCCGCGGCATCAAGTACGCCTCGATCCGCGGCGACCAGACGCCGAAGGCCCGCCAAGCCGCCATCGACGCGTTCACCGAGGACCCGGACGTGCAGGTCGTGGTCTGCTCGCTGATGGCGGCGGGCGTCGGCCTGAACCTCCAGGTCGCGTCGAACCTGGTGCTCGCCGAGCTGTCGTGGACCGACGCCGAGCAGACCCAGGCGATCGACCGGATCCACCGGATCGGCCAGGAGATGCCGGTCACCGCGTGGCGGATCATCGCCGCCCAGACGATCGACTCCAAGATCGCCGAGCTGATCGACAGCAAGGCCGGCCTGGCCGCCCGCGCGCTCGACGGCTCCGACGAGGAGGTGTCGTCGTCGGCCGACGTCCAGCTCGAGGCGCTGGTGGCGCTGCTCACCGAGGCGCTGGAGAGCGAGCGGGCCGCCGCGGTCGCCTGA
- a CDS encoding cupin domain-containing protein: MSEPLRVVRSTDLQPADPTPGMHRTLAFLAPGLWAGRLETDPGTTSGWHHHDVNESSLYVVSGLLRLEFEGREGYVEAGPGDFVHVPAHTVHRESNPGQEPSVVVIARAGDGIPTVNVDAPPPPHHG, encoded by the coding sequence ATGAGCGAACCCCTGCGCGTCGTCCGGTCCACCGACCTGCAGCCGGCCGACCCGACCCCGGGCATGCACCGCACGCTCGCCTTCCTGGCGCCCGGCCTGTGGGCCGGCCGGCTCGAGACCGACCCGGGCACCACCTCCGGCTGGCACCACCACGACGTGAACGAGTCCAGCCTGTACGTCGTCTCCGGGCTGCTGCGCCTGGAGTTCGAGGGACGCGAGGGCTACGTCGAGGCCGGTCCCGGGGACTTCGTGCACGTCCCGGCGCACACCGTGCACCGTGAGTCCAACCCCGGCCAGGAGCCCTCGGTCGTGGTGATCGCCCGCGCCGGCGACGGCATCCCGACCGTCAACGTAGACGCCCCGCCGCCCCCGCACCACGGCTGA
- a CDS encoding MBL fold metallo-hydrolase, giving the protein MVTYTGEVTPGGEPDVRELDALRITKLAVDPEMSNNCYLLACRRTGEQVLIDAAAESDRLLPLVGDAGLAAVVTTHRHWDHHRALADVVGATGAAVVVGAPDAVSVTEQTGVPVTREVRQGDTVAVGDCTLEVIALAGHTPGSIALLYDDPSGHPHLFTGDSLFPGGPGRTTNEADFTRLMDDLEARIFQRLPDSTWFYPGHGNDSILGQERPRLGEWRARGW; this is encoded by the coding sequence CTGGTGACCTACACGGGCGAGGTGACGCCGGGCGGTGAGCCGGACGTCCGGGAGCTGGACGCGCTGCGGATCACCAAGCTCGCGGTGGACCCGGAGATGTCCAACAACTGCTACCTGCTGGCCTGCCGCCGGACCGGCGAGCAGGTGCTCATCGACGCGGCCGCGGAGTCCGACCGGCTGCTCCCCCTCGTCGGCGACGCGGGGCTGGCGGCGGTCGTGACGACCCACCGGCACTGGGACCACCACCGGGCGCTCGCCGACGTCGTCGGCGCGACCGGCGCGGCGGTCGTGGTGGGTGCTCCCGACGCGGTGTCGGTCACCGAGCAGACCGGGGTGCCGGTCACCCGCGAGGTCCGCCAGGGCGACACCGTCGCGGTCGGCGACTGCACGCTCGAGGTGATCGCGCTCGCCGGGCACACCCCCGGCTCGATCGCGCTGCTGTACGACGACCCGAGCGGCCACCCGCACCTGTTCACCGGCGACTCGCTCTTCCCCGGTGGTCCGGGCCGGACGACGAACGAGGCCGACTTCACGAGGCTGATGGACGACCTCGAGGCGCGCATCTTCCAGCGGCTCCCCGACAGCACGTGGTTCTACCCCGGGCACGGCAACGACTCGATCCTCGGCCAGGAGCGGCCTCGACTCGGGGAGTGGCGCGCCCGCGGCTGGTGA
- a CDS encoding 2'-5' RNA ligase family protein, translating into MVEGVHVSGPMHSLELLPDEEGRAVVRRDWQALRDAGLPSQLDHRGPTNAPHLTVLAAPAIDARAEAVAVEVLGPLLPLRVRAAGLVLLGARRVTVARVVDVEEPLLEAVVRVRAAVPDLPRQGWLPHVTLARRLERGDVQRAVDLLGHEDVVLTLTCLRHWDPTARTVTELARG; encoded by the coding sequence ATGGTGGAAGGGGTGCACGTGAGCGGCCCGATGCACTCCCTCGAGCTGCTGCCCGACGAGGAGGGCCGGGCCGTCGTACGACGGGACTGGCAGGCGCTGCGGGACGCGGGCCTCCCCTCCCAGCTCGACCACCGGGGCCCGACGAACGCGCCGCACCTGACGGTGCTGGCCGCGCCGGCGATCGACGCCCGGGCCGAGGCGGTCGCCGTCGAGGTGCTCGGGCCGCTGCTGCCGCTGCGGGTGCGCGCCGCCGGGCTGGTGCTCCTGGGCGCCCGGCGGGTCACCGTCGCCCGCGTCGTCGACGTCGAGGAGCCGCTGCTCGAGGCGGTCGTGCGGGTGCGGGCCGCGGTGCCCGACCTGCCGCGGCAGGGCTGGCTGCCGCACGTGACGCTCGCGCGCCGGCTGGAGCGCGGGGACGTGCAGCGCGCGGTCGACCTGCTGGGCCACGAGGACGTGGTGCTCACGCTCACCTGCCTGCGGCACTGGGACCCCACCGCGCGGACCGTGACCGAACTGGCCCGCGGCTGA
- a CDS encoding magnesium transporter CorA family protein, whose product MVRTRCYRGGVLVDEDFALARVSDLVGEPGSLVWVDLCGPEAAAGLVQVASELGLHSLAVEDATSGRQRPKFSRFEGHDFLTAYAVSLDNRTGTLTTRQVSAFVTPTALVTVRTDDGFPLETLLARWDENSELTRLGVGALLHGLLDVIVDGHFEAVGVLDDDIEALEDLLFDDRPRDRDVQRRSFELRKSLVRLRRVVLPMREVVNTAMRRDIGLVPPELAPYFQDVYDHVLRAAEWTESLRDLVATIVETNLTIQGNRLNVITKKVTSWAAIIAVPTAITGFYGQNLPYPGFARESGFVTSTLLIVLISGGLFWMFRRRDWL is encoded by the coding sequence ATGGTGCGCACGCGGTGCTACCGGGGCGGGGTCCTCGTCGACGAGGACTTCGCGCTGGCGCGGGTGTCCGACCTCGTGGGGGAGCCGGGATCCCTGGTGTGGGTGGACCTGTGCGGCCCCGAGGCGGCCGCCGGGCTGGTGCAGGTGGCCTCGGAGCTCGGGCTGCACTCGCTCGCGGTCGAGGACGCGACGAGCGGGCGGCAGCGGCCGAAGTTCAGCCGGTTCGAGGGCCACGACTTCCTCACGGCGTACGCCGTCAGCCTCGACAACCGCACCGGCACCCTGACGACCCGCCAGGTCTCCGCCTTCGTGACGCCGACCGCGCTCGTGACCGTGCGCACCGACGACGGTTTCCCGCTCGAGACGCTGCTGGCGCGGTGGGACGAGAACTCCGAACTGACGCGGCTGGGCGTGGGGGCGCTGCTGCACGGCCTGCTCGACGTCATCGTCGACGGACACTTCGAGGCGGTCGGAGTGCTCGACGACGACATCGAGGCGCTGGAGGACCTGCTCTTCGACGACCGGCCGCGCGACCGGGACGTGCAGCGACGCAGCTTCGAGCTGCGCAAGAGCCTGGTGCGGCTCCGGCGCGTGGTGCTGCCGATGCGCGAGGTCGTCAACACCGCGATGCGCCGCGACATCGGGCTGGTGCCCCCGGAGCTGGCGCCGTACTTCCAGGACGTCTACGACCATGTGCTGCGGGCCGCGGAGTGGACCGAGAGCCTGCGGGACCTGGTCGCGACGATCGTCGAGACCAACCTGACCATCCAGGGCAACCGGCTCAACGTGATCACCAAGAAGGTGACGAGCTGGGCGGCGATCATCGCGGTGCCGACCGCGATCACCGGGTTCTACGGCCAGAACCTGCCCTACCCCGGCTTCGCCCGGGAGTCGGGCTTCGTCACCTCCACGCTGCTGATCGTGCTGATCTCGGGCGGCCTCTTCTGGATGTTCCGGCGCCGCGACTGGCTCTGA
- the map gene encoding type I methionyl aminopeptidase: MIELRTAAQIEEMRPAGRFVADVLTRLAGAADVGVNLLDLDALAHEMIRERGAESCYIDYHPSFGASPFGKVLCTSVNDAVLHGLPHDYTLRDGDLLSVDFAASVDGWVSDSAYSLVVGTPREEDLRLIEVTDRALAAGIEAARVGNRVGDIGHAIAGVARAAGLRINTQFGGHGVGRTMHGDPHVPNDGRPGRGFPLRPGLVIAIEPWFLHTTDEIVTDPDGWTLRSADGSRGAHMEHTVAITEGDPVVLTARDAG; this comes from the coding sequence GTGATCGAGCTCCGCACCGCCGCCCAGATCGAGGAGATGCGCCCCGCCGGGCGCTTCGTCGCCGACGTCCTCACCCGGCTCGCCGGAGCCGCCGACGTGGGGGTGAACCTGCTCGACCTCGACGCGCTGGCGCACGAGATGATCCGCGAGCGGGGCGCGGAGTCCTGCTACATCGACTACCACCCGTCGTTCGGCGCCTCGCCGTTCGGCAAGGTGCTGTGCACGTCCGTCAACGACGCGGTGCTGCACGGGCTCCCCCACGACTACACGCTGCGGGACGGCGACCTGCTCAGCGTCGACTTCGCCGCCAGCGTCGACGGCTGGGTCTCGGACTCGGCGTACAGCCTGGTCGTCGGCACCCCGCGCGAGGAGGACCTGCGGCTGATCGAGGTCACCGACCGCGCCCTCGCGGCCGGCATCGAGGCGGCCCGGGTGGGCAACCGGGTCGGGGACATCGGCCACGCGATCGCCGGCGTGGCCCGGGCCGCCGGGCTGCGCATCAACACCCAGTTCGGCGGCCACGGGGTGGGGCGCACCATGCACGGTGACCCGCACGTGCCGAACGACGGCCGGCCGGGACGCGGGTTCCCCCTGCGCCCCGGCCTGGTCATCGCCATCGAGCCGTGGTTCCTGCACACGACCGACGAGATCGTCACCGACCCGGACGGCTGGACGCTGCGCAGCGCGGACGGCTCCCGGGGCGCGCACATGGAGCACACGGTCGCGATCACCGAGGGCGACCCGGTCGTGCTCACCGCGCGCGACGCCGGCTGA
- a CDS encoding M4 family metallopeptidase, which yields MRRLVAGASRKLVLASTTALVTASVLAAVPAASTAASTAATAHHPPTRTEPGSARAEAARSAQQLVRTRPALLHASPYDGFRAQPVVVSSGGLQYVPYERTYRGLPVVGGDFVVATDRSGNVLGTTVAQSRAVHLRTIEPAVAEAAARRTSAGQVRHAAVGDTRLVVLQQGSSRLAWETLVTGTRHGEPSRLSVYVDARDGKVLTTTEHVLEGTGGSAYAGTVSIPTSGSGSSYSMRDNNASSLVCQDAATDTTFTGSDDSWGNGDATSRETGCVDAFYSAEEERQMLSSWLGRNGMDGSGGWVPIRVGLNDVNAYYDGTQVQVGHTQSGGRWIGAMDVVGHELGHGVDDHTPGGISGGNTQEFVADTFGASTEWYANNGVDRPDFTVGERVNLVGNGPIRYMYDPSLAGDDNCYSSSIPNEEVHAAAGPGNHWFYLLAEGSSPTNGQPTSPTCNGSSVSGIGVSKAMKIMYNAMLMKTSSSSYLKYRTWTLTAAKNLYGASGCTEFNAVKAAWDAVNVPAQSGDPTCTTGGGGGGGGTSCSGQLFGNPGFETGSAAPWSTSSGVVDSSTNQPAHSGSWKAWLDGYGTTHTDTLSQSVSIPSGCRATLSFYLHIDTAESTGSTAYDKLTLKAGSTTLATYSNLNAASGYTLRSFDVSSLAGQTVTIGFTGKEDSSLATGFVIDDTALTLG from the coding sequence GTGAGAAGACTCGTCGCAGGGGCGTCGCGCAAGCTGGTCCTGGCCAGCACGACCGCCCTCGTCACCGCGTCCGTCCTGGCCGCGGTCCCCGCCGCCAGCACGGCGGCCAGCACGGCGGCCACGGCGCACCATCCGCCGACCCGCACCGAGCCCGGCTCGGCGCGGGCCGAGGCGGCCCGATCGGCGCAGCAGCTGGTCCGGACCCGGCCCGCCCTGCTGCACGCCAGCCCGTACGACGGCTTCCGCGCCCAGCCCGTCGTCGTCTCCTCGGGCGGCCTGCAGTACGTGCCCTACGAGCGGACCTACCGCGGCCTGCCCGTCGTCGGCGGCGACTTCGTGGTCGCGACCGACCGGTCCGGCAACGTCCTGGGCACCACCGTCGCCCAGTCCCGCGCGGTCCACCTGCGCACGATCGAGCCCGCGGTCGCGGAGGCCGCCGCCCGGCGCACCTCGGCCGGCCAGGTGCGGCACGCCGCGGTCGGCGACACTCGCCTGGTGGTGCTCCAGCAGGGCTCCTCCCGGCTGGCCTGGGAGACCCTGGTCACCGGCACGCGGCACGGGGAGCCGTCGCGGCTCTCGGTCTACGTCGACGCCCGCGACGGGAAGGTCCTCACGACCACCGAGCACGTCCTGGAGGGCACCGGCGGCTCGGCGTACGCCGGGACGGTCTCGATCCCGACCAGCGGGTCCGGCTCGTCGTACTCGATGAGGGACAACAACGCCTCCAGCCTGGTCTGCCAGGACGCGGCCACCGACACCACCTTCACCGGCAGCGACGACAGCTGGGGCAACGGCGACGCCACGAGCCGCGAGACCGGCTGCGTCGACGCCTTCTACAGCGCCGAGGAGGAGCGGCAGATGCTGTCCTCGTGGCTCGGCCGCAACGGCATGGACGGCTCCGGCGGCTGGGTGCCGATCCGGGTCGGACTCAACGACGTCAACGCCTACTACGACGGCACCCAGGTGCAGGTCGGGCACACCCAGTCCGGCGGCAGGTGGATCGGCGCCATGGACGTCGTCGGCCACGAGCTCGGCCACGGCGTGGACGACCACACCCCGGGCGGGATCTCCGGGGGCAACACCCAGGAGTTCGTCGCGGACACCTTCGGTGCGTCGACCGAGTGGTATGCGAACAACGGCGTCGACAGGCCGGACTTCACCGTCGGTGAGCGGGTGAACCTCGTCGGCAACGGGCCGATCCGCTACATGTACGACCCGTCGCTGGCCGGTGACGACAACTGCTACTCCTCCTCGATCCCGAACGAGGAGGTGCACGCCGCGGCCGGGCCCGGCAACCACTGGTTCTACCTGCTCGCCGAGGGCAGCAGCCCGACCAACGGCCAGCCCACCAGCCCGACCTGCAACGGCAGCTCGGTGAGCGGCATCGGCGTCTCGAAGGCCATGAAGATCATGTACAACGCGATGCTGATGAAGACCTCGTCCTCGTCCTACCTGAAGTACCGGACCTGGACGCTGACGGCCGCCAAGAACCTGTACGGCGCGTCGGGCTGCACCGAGTTCAACGCGGTCAAGGCGGCGTGGGACGCGGTCAACGTGCCGGCCCAGAGCGGCGACCCGACCTGCACCACCGGCGGTGGCGGCGGGGGCGGTGGCACCAGCTGCTCCGGCCAGCTGTTCGGCAACCCCGGCTTCGAGACCGGCTCGGCCGCCCCGTGGAGCACCTCCAGCGGCGTCGTCGACAGCTCCACCAACCAGCCCGCGCACAGCGGCAGCTGGAAGGCCTGGCTGGACGGCTACGGCACCACGCACACCGACACGCTGAGCCAGTCGGTGTCGATCCCGAGCGGGTGCCGGGCGACGCTGTCGTTCTACCTCCACATCGACACCGCCGAGTCCACCGGCTCCACGGCGTACGACAAGCTCACCCTCAAGGCAGGCTCGACCACGCTGGCGACCTACTCGAACCTCAACGCGGCCTCCGGCTACACGTTGCGCTCGTTCGACGTCTCCTCGCTGGCCGGCCAGACCGTGACGATCGGCTTCACCGGGAAGGAGGACAGCTCGCTGGCCACCGGGTTCGTCATCGACGACACCGCGCTGACCCTGGGCTGA
- a CDS encoding AMIN-like domain-containing (lipo)protein: MKNTALLAAATLALSSVLTAAPAAQSAAQPAAQSAAQPNPNPVLVGIRAAHHDPAGRPAFDRVVFDFTGGLPGNVRVHYARELIQDGSGRRLWIPGRAILGVRFFRADAHDTSGPTVAGRTAFALPNVMTAVRAGDFEAVTTFGLGLAKRTPFHVTRRHHPDRIVVDVRAAFRTVPRRVFFFDHDAFVANQEPFFRSVTRPVIPTSPARGVLDRLFAGPLGSERAAGLRLLRSRATGLTGPSIRDRVARTRMTGGCNSGGSTVTLAGEVLPTLRQFPTVRWVKLLDPQGHTERPRGHSDSIPACLEP, encoded by the coding sequence GTGAAGAACACCGCGCTCCTCGCCGCCGCCACCCTGGCCCTCTCCTCGGTCCTGACCGCCGCCCCCGCGGCCCAGTCAGCCGCCCAACCAGCGGCCCAGTCAGCGGCCCAGCCGAACCCCAACCCCGTCCTCGTCGGCATCCGTGCCGCGCACCACGACCCGGCCGGGCGGCCCGCCTTCGACCGCGTGGTCTTCGACTTCACCGGCGGACTGCCGGGGAACGTCCGGGTCCACTACGCCCGCGAGCTGATCCAGGACGGCTCCGGCCGGCGGCTGTGGATCCCGGGCCGGGCGATCCTCGGGGTCAGGTTCTTCCGCGCCGACGCCCACGACACCAGCGGACCGACCGTCGCGGGGCGGACGGCGTTCGCGCTGCCCAACGTGATGACCGCGGTCCGGGCCGGCGACTTCGAGGCGGTGACCACCTTCGGGCTGGGTCTGGCCAAGCGCACGCCGTTCCACGTGACCCGGCGACACCACCCCGACCGGATCGTCGTGGACGTCCGCGCCGCGTTCCGGACCGTGCCCCGCCGGGTCTTCTTCTTCGACCACGACGCGTTCGTCGCCAACCAGGAGCCCTTCTTCCGGTCGGTCACGCGCCCGGTGATCCCGACCTCTCCGGCGCGCGGCGTGCTCGACCGGCTGTTCGCGGGCCCGTTGGGCAGCGAGCGCGCCGCCGGCCTCCGGCTGCTCCGGTCGCGGGCCACCGGGCTGACCGGGCCGTCCATCCGCGACCGCGTGGCACGCACCCGGATGACCGGCGGCTGCAACAGCGGCGGCTCCACGGTGACGCTCGCGGGTGAGGTGCTGCCGACGCTGCGGCAGTTCCCGACCGTGCGCTGGGTGAAGCTCCTCGACCCGCAGGGACACACCGAACGACCGCGCGGCCACAGCGACTCCATCCCCGCCTGCCTGGAGCCGTGA